One Canis lupus baileyi chromosome 1, mCanLup2.hap1, whole genome shotgun sequence genomic window, ACTGAGTATCAatttctacttaaaattaaatttcacattttctgCTAGCCATATTTTGAGTGCTTAATAGTTGCATGTGGCAAGTGGCTACTATATTGAACaacctgctgtgtgactttgagtaaCACTCTCAACATCACTGTGCCTGGCTCTCCCCATCTACAAAGTGGGGATGACAACCATAGTTACCTCAAAAGGTGAGGATTGAGTGAGTTATTCTGTGTAAAGCACTTCATGGGTCCCCATCAGCATTCCCTGGGGCTGGAATGAGTCCCAAGTTCAGTGCCAGATCACAGGGCACACCAGGAACCAGGACTTGGGTCAGGAAAGTCCGTGATGGCACCTCTCCCAGGTCAGGAAAGTGCAGATTCTACCCCTGAATTCAATATATCAGGATTATCAGTCCTTTTCTCCTGAGTCAGAGGAGTGTGAGTCAACTGCTAGGGTCAGGGTCCTGGGTCCCGCAACGGGACCCAACATTGCAAGACAGATGCTGCCTCATCTCCCCCCAATTCccttttgaagatttatttatttatttatttatttatttatttatttatttatttatttgagaaagagagagagagagagagaacagcagggaAGAGagacctcaagcagactccctgctaagtgcagagccagacatggagctccatctcatgaccctgagatcatgacccaagctgaaatcaagagtcagatacttaactgactgagccacccaggtgtccccaccccacccccccgcccatttccttttgaaggagagagacagaagtgAAAGCCAGGCCCGGGGCATGACAGGTGGATGTGGCCACCTTCAGTCACATACTGGGAAATACAAGACTGATCCTGCCAGAGGCCGAGAGTGATGATGATGGAGAAAGACATGGGCCTAGGGGAACTTCAACCAAAATGGACCTAGTCTCTGTGCTCCTGGAGCTTAGAGTCTAAAGGCAGTAACAGAGACACCAAGACAGAGGGATatagcaagagaaagagagagagtcacaaagaaaggatcagagaagtgTCCTACCATGAAGGCAGAGccaatggcagagagagaagtgtcAGGCACTGCACAGAGCAACCAGAGAGCCAGGGAGCCTGAACGCTATACCTGCTGGgcctcagtctctgtctctctcaccaATTCTGTGTCTCTTCCCTCCCCCGCCTCTCCTGTCGCCCCATCACTCCTAGCTGTGGCTGTTGCCAAAGTGCGGGTGAAGGAAGGAGGGTTGGAGGTAGACATGGAGCATCTGAAGGCcctgcagagacagagacagggcaGAGATACAAACACGTGGGCACACAAAGACTCACACACAAGGATGTACATCGCCACCATCACCCAAATGCTAAACATATCCTCACATAAGAAGCCTCATAAAACCatacatttgcaaaaatatataaacaacctCATGTAGATTCACACATCAGCGCATTCACATAAATACAAACACTGCTTCACATATAAAATCATACAGGCATACACACAGGTGCAAAGAGGTATGGGAGAGCAAATGCAAGCATAAGCACCCAAGTGGACAGTGCATGCTCACCCATACCTGCAAAACAAACACAACTGTGTGCCATACACATCCTCATGTGGACTTTGGAATCACTAACACATTGTACCAACAGGTAGGGTTGCTTGAGCAGGAAATATGGGTCTGTAATCACCACTCCTTCAAGTTCACATTCCTGGCCATGATGAGAGGAGAGGCGGGGAAGGGATGAAGTTACATAACTTGGTGGGGAGGCAGGCTCCGGATAAAAGGCTCAGCTCGAGGCTGCAGTTGGGAGGAAGGCACGTGGACCAAACCATGGAGCTCAGCGTCCTTCTCCTCCTTGCTCTCCTCACGGGGCTCTTGCTTCTGATGGCCAGGGGCCACCCAAAGGCTTATGGCCACCTCCCACCAGGCCCCCGTCCTCTGCCCATCTTGGGGAACTTTCTTCAGATGGACAGAAAAGGCTTACTCAAATCCTTCCTCAGGGTGAGATGCACATTGGATGGGGTATGAGGGTTGCTCCCTGCCTCCGTATTTGGGGATCACTCACCAGGAGTGAGGGCATCTTGTCACcctagggggtggggtgaggaaggGGCATGGAGGTGAAGCATGCTGGATGGTGGTCAGGTAGTCAGGTGTCTCTGCTCAGTTGGAGTGTGTGGGCCATGTCCCTGCAGTGAGCAAGTGGGTGTGAAGAGGCGTCTGGGTGCGAGCCATGGTGTAGAACTCCATTCTTCTGCCACCCTCTGTGGAGTATCTGGGTGCCTGCCACCCTCCGTGGATTGACCTGGgcactgaaagagagagaaaaaagggatgGTGTCACCACTAATATAGATCTCTCCTCTGCCAacagaagaggtcaaagactAGCCCAGGTCAGTGCTGgcaggaggaggggtgaggaCAGGAGGCCATGCACAGAGCGCTTAGCCATAATGACCATGAGTGAGCTGTAATAGCTAACTCTGGAGGATTTACCAGGCTCCGGATCACAGCTTTCCTGGCATGATTTCTTGTTTgattatccatttatcttttaataatatCATCCACACCATGAATCCACTTCCTAACAGAGGAACTGGATCACCAGCTTCCAGCTGCCCCTTGCTGCCCTGTtcactgtccccccacccccaccttgccTCATGATGACCACACTCCTGAATCTTGGCCTTCTCATCCCTTTGCTTTTGCTTACCAGAGAGAATTTTCCCACATATGTGGAAGCACCAGGTAcatattatttaattctcattGTCTTCAATGCATCACAAGGGCACCGTGCTTTCCTGTAGACTCCTGGGCTTGATTTCTTCGCTCAAAATTACGTGGCTAGAATTTATCTGTATTGCTGCAGGAATTCATCAGGTCTGGTTCACCACGACCCTGCGGGCTAGGTAAGGTGCTACCCCTATCCTCGAGGTATGGACTGAGGTTCAGCCCGAGAGGGACACTTGTCTGCAGTCACACACCTGAGACTGCATGGAAGGAACACTGAGGTCCAACATAGCATATCTTCATCTCCAATGCTCTCCTAGACTGAACTGTCTAATATTTGGGGGGATCACAAAATACCTTGAGAATTTGGTTAAGCTGTGGGCTCCCTCCCCTTCAAATGTCCATAAACActtttgcatataattttgaGAGTTCCAGACCCCCTAAATCTCTTCCATGGACCTTCCAGGATTCCCTAGGGGTCCATGATCCTCTATTATCATATCATCTTTGGgaatagagaggaagagaatgaccTAGTGGGGGTCATGATGGGACAGCTTGGAGAGGGTGGCCCCACTCCTCCTCTGTTCCCCAATACTTTCCCAGATCTTTCTAGAGAGAAATAGatgtggattttgttttctagattcaaCTCTCACTGAGTTTCAGttccttcctctgtaaaatgagatagtGATAAGAAGGCATGACTCATAACATTGTTGAGGATGGGTGGCATATTTCATAGAGCCTGGTGTATATTAAGTGCTCATTAAATGGCAGCTACTTTgatccatttattaatttattcgcTCATTCAATATCATTTCCTGGGCATCTTCTGTGTGCCTGGAATATTCTAGGCATTGATGATATGACTTTGGACAGAGCATAGAAGATAGACAAGGAAATATGAGGGAGACAAAAGCTATGATTAAAAGAAAGCAGGTTTAGAAAGTGTGGAGCTACTATAGATGGAATGGTGAGGGAAAGGCTCTGTCTCACTTAGTGAGCAGAGACTCTGAAAGATGCAAGAGAAGAGGCAGGAGCAAGCAGGGCATTTTTTCAGGACAACATGAAGGCAGGATTGGAATAATGagtgaaggggaaagagagaggacaagcagaggAGTGACGGAGCCATGGTGGATaactcagatcttttttttttttttaagattttatttatttatttgagagagagggagagagagccagagagcaccagcagggggaacagcagaaggagagggagaagaagattccttagcagggagcctgatgagggcctccatcccaggaccctgggatcatgaccctgagccaaaggcagacacccaagtccagagccacccaggcaccctgagaactCAGATCTTACTCTCTGTGCAGTGGGACCACTGGAGGGTTTGGAGCAGATTAGGGGtattaattaatttacattttcatggGACTACTCTGGCTTcagggtagggtggggtgggtggtAAACCGATTGTAGGGGAATGGGAATGGAAGTGGGGAGACCAGTAGGGAGGCTTTGCAGAGATCAGTATGAGAGATTTCTCAGTAAACTTAaccttttaatgatttttaaaaagattttatttatttactcatttgagagtgCATGTtcacacaagtgggaggaggggcagaaggatggggagagagagaattttaagcaggctccatgcccagcccagagctgacttggggctcactctcatgaccctgagatcatgacctgagccaaaatcaagagtctgatgcttaactgactgtgccacccaggcaccccttaacttttcataattttaagaCAACTTTTATTGAGGTTTACCCTAAAAGTGCACAACTCATGTGTTCAGCTCAGTGAATTCTCTCAAATGAACATACTCATGTAATTGACATACAGATACATAACAATACGTTTATCCCCAGAAATCTCCTTCCGATCACCACCCTCCCACTATCTTGACTTCATATAAATAGGATTATGACCAGAGTGCCTTGGTGGTTCTGTTGTTTgggcatcggactcttgatttcagctcaggtcatgatctcagggtcataagattgaacCTTGCATCCAGATCCACAATGGGCGTGGAGcttccttaagattctctctctctctccctctgcacctctgtctcccctccttctccttccccccttGCTTGCacacttgcactctttctctttataaataaataaataaataaataaataaataaataaataatattatgaaTTATGGACACTTGTGTGTCTGGTTGCTTTCATTCAACTCTATGCCTGTgagtttcattcatgttgttggcTATAGAGCAGGTTCTTTGTAATTGTTACATAGTACTCCATGGCAtgaatatatcattatatatttattctctctctgtgttgttgAGCTTCCATGGATCTTACTGTTTATATTTTCGTGAACCTATGTGCACATTTTTGTTGGGCAGGCATCTGGGAGTGAAGATGCTGAATCACTTAGTATCCATGTGTTTAGTTTTGATAAATACCACTGAGCAGTTTTGCAAGTGGCTGCACTGATGTTATGATTCCTCAGATTTCATGATCATCCCAGAAGCcattgttttcccttttctgtctACCAGGTAGGTGGTTCAGGGTAGGTCCCTAGGGGAAATAGTCAGGAGGCAGACAGCAGGTTGACCTTGGGTCACAAGAAGTATGACCCTTCAATTTCAATGCTGGGGAGATCTGGCTAGAGTCACAGGTATGGGTAGGAATGAGAGATATTTAACCATCTGTGTTGCTTAGGGCACCAATCATGCAGACCCTGGCTGGGCCACGGGTTAATCCTTTAGTTGCTGGGTCCTGGGAAGGGGAAAggcaccctgggctggagggtcTTGTCTTACACAAGACCAATCTATGTGTAAGTGTTTTTATGGTTTAACAACTGGTATGGCTGCATAGGTGCATATGGACTAATAGTAACCCTGGTGTGGATATGCTTTGCAGCTCCAAGAGAAATATGGGGATGTTTTCACGGTGTACCTGGGGCCAAGACGCACGGTCATGCTATGTGGGATAGACGCCATACGGGAGGCCCTGGTGGACAATGCTGAGGCCTTCTCTGGCCGGGGAAAAATTGCTGTAGTGGAGCCAGTCTTCCAGGGATACGGTAAGGGCCTCAAAGGCAGCAGGAAGGGAATGCTGGAGAAGGGGAATTGGAGAGGATGAATTTGGGAAGAGAAGATAAGGGGTGCACAGGGACACAGGGTCTCCTTCCAGTCTCCTAGGCAACCTATGCCTTCTCTACACACCCAGGTGTAGTCTTTGCCAATGGGGAACGCTGGAAGACTCTTCGCCGATTCTCTCTGGCCACCATGAGGGACTTCGGGATGGGGAAGCGGAGTGTGGAGGAGCGGATTCAGGAGGAGGCTCAGTGTCTGGTGGAAGAGCTGCGGAAAACTGAGGGTGAGTCCTGTGTGATGGCTATGCGGGGTGCATGGCAACAGAAAGACATAGGGGGTACCcatggacagagaaagagaggtagagatagaAAATGAtcccaagggcacctgggtggctcagtggttgagcgtctgcctttggctcaggtcgcgaccccagggtgctgggatcgagtcccacgtgaggctccctgcagggagcctgcttctccctctgtctatgtctctgcctctctgtgtgtgtctctcatgagtaaataaataaaatcataaaaaaagaaaatgatcccaaGAGACCATCAGACAGAGGGATAGACAGTGATGGGGAGGAGAGGAACACAGGAAGCCAGAGAGATGTAGAGTGTATAGTGTTGAGAACAACTCAAAGGCATAAACTTTAGGTGCTAGCATGCTGTTTACTTGAATTCAGAGAAACCAACTCATGGATTAATTGTATCTATCAAGAACAAAAATAGGACTTAtaaaaagaaggcagagagagaaaggggaaaatgacAGATACTTTGAAAATGATAAACTGGGTTTTCCTTTCCTTGGGTGAACTGCTGATGAGCTGGCAGTGCGCAAGGAGGGCAGCCGGGGCATTCCACTCTCAGACAGCTATACAAGCTGTCAAAGAAGCACTTCTGCCTGATTTGGGATTCTCCATAAAAAggtgtttatgaaaaaaaaaaggtgtttatgAGACAGGGTCCTTCCATAAGAGATATTTTGGGACATAAATGCAGAGgttgggagggagaggcagaggtagaaacacaTGGAGCTGTAGAGGACTAGGGACAGAGAACAAAGAAGCAGACCGGAGGATACAGAGTGACTCAGCTGGAgagacaggaaaggagaaagagacagagagggagggaccaaaacagagagagactggaagagcctgggagaggcagaaagaaaccaaggcagagaaaattagacagacagacagacttgCTCAGAAAAGGCTCTGATGGGGACCAAAGAAGATGGACAGGTGAGACccgcagagagagaggctgatCACACGTTGCTCCTGGGCATAGTCAGGATGTATACAGACAGTGCAGGACAATTCCCTGGAGACCAGAATGCCCTGGaggtggaaagaagaaatgaagggagAGTGACAGGCCAGGGATAGGGAGAACAGAGTTCTTTACTTTGCACAGGTGATTGACTGAACGCCTGCTCTGCATCCCTCTGTCCCTGGGACTTAACTCCCTGCTCCCAGGGTCAGAGCTGAGGCCGGAGAGGGACAGTCCCTAGAGCTGGGCTGCCTGGGTCTGAATCCCAATCCCAGGGATGAGGAGCTGGGTAAcactgggcaagttactcaacctctctgccCAACTGTGGAATGGAAATAATAACAGAACAACACTTTCCTCCCAGGATTGTGGTGggaaatttaatgaaataatacatgaagTGCTTAGAATAGAGCCTGGCACATCATCTGGGCTAGTGCTTGTTAGCTGttgttgtctccctttctttaCCACTACTGGGTGAGGGagggcagacacacagacatggGGCAGTAGCCAAATGCTCCGAAGGCCTCTGTTTGAGTCTGTGTCCCATGACCTGTGCTGCCTCCTCCTAGGAGTCCTCCAGGACCCCACCTTCTTCTTCCACTCCATGACCGCCAACATCATCTGCTCCATTGTCTTTGGAAAACGCTTTGGCTACAAAGACCCTGAGTTCCTGCGCCTGATGAACTTGTTCTATGTGTCCTTCGCACTCATCAGCTCTTTCTCCAgccaggtcagggagagggagtgggagggtgGGCATGAGGTGGACATCTGGGGCAAGGCAGAGGGGCAATCTGCTTTGGGGGCCCAGAAATGCACCTACAGGCtggaagaggagcagagacaaCAAGGAGGGACAGGGGCACTGAGTGCTgggtggcaggagggagggacaagAGACGGGCAGAGAGCATAGTATGACGAGGCTGAGATGAAGAGACAAGGGGACAGAATATGAATCAGGATATCAAGCTCTCTACTCTTCTGTCcccaatttcttaaaatcttcACCTCTGTCTTTGGCAAAGCCCCTCACTTGAAGCAGTTCAAAGGATATATGAAAAAAGGAATGACATTTCTTTGTTTACCccattctccttcctctgttttttttttttctttcttttaaatgtctcTCAGGTTGTAAAGTAATATCCTCTTCTTTTATAACAGAATAgtgtgatttctctttctcaatgAACCTGGAAATACCCTAATTGTATATTAAGTTAAGAAAATTAAacttcgggggcacctgggtggctcagttggttaagcatccaactctttgatttcagttcaggtcatggtcccacggttgtgagatggagtcctcccttgggctccacgctgagcatagagcctacttaagattctctctccctctccttctgcccctcccccacttccctctctctctctcaaaaaaaaaagaagaaaaagaagaaagaaagaaagaaagaaagaaagaaagaaagaaagaaagaaagaaaagaaagaaagaaaagaaaagaaattaaacttcAGAGCACTATGACTATGTTTCTTAACTAGTAGTATATGTCAGATTCATGCATAGGATTGTCACAAATACAAATTCCCATGACCTCCTACTGGAGAGTCTGATCCAAAAATCTGGAATGGGGCCCAAGGTGAGTATTTGGAAGAAGCCCAACAGGTGATTTCACTTTTCCCCTTCCATGgaaaaccacaaagagaaaacTCTAGAAGGAGATTCACCAGAGTTAACAATGGTTATCCCTAGAAGGAGCGATTAAGAAAAAGTTTTCTGGGGAattcctgggtgcctcagcggtttagcacctgccttcggctcagggcttgatcctggagtcctgggatccagtcccacatcgggctccctgcgtggagcctgcttctccctctgcctgtctctctgcctctcatgaacaaataaaatcttaaaaataaatgggagGAGAACAGATCAAAGGAGACCTAGAATCAGTGAGtgggtgagagacagagacaagggagacagaaaaagagagacagacacagggagatgatacccaccaccaccccttcccGGGTGTCAGGGCCAGGGAGGTCTCCCTCCACTGGGACCCACAGCTCAGCCCCAGGACGATCTCACAGCCCCCCTTCTTTCCCGCAGATGTTCGAGCTTTTCCACAGCTTCTTGAAGTACTTTCCTGGCACACACAGGCAGGTCTACAATAACCTGCAGGAAATCAAAGCCTTCATTGCCCGCATGGTGGAGAAGCACCGGGAAACCCTGGACCCCAGCGCTCCGCGGGACTTCATCGACGCCTACCTGATCCGCATGGACAAAGTGGGGTTTGCGGGAGGGGGATGGGAGAcgcagggaaggaggaaaagatgaggaggggggcagaaggcAGCGGCGAGGGGGAAGGAATGGGGGGGAAGGACACGGGATGCCAAGGGATCTTggaaagaggaggggagaggcagaaaggaaaCGAGGGGAAGagttaaaaaggagaaaggaggacagaggaagggagagaaaaacaggaagcGCAGGACACGGGACAGAAGTCCAGCAACAGGTGGCAGGACTCACAGAGGCCAAGAGAGGCTGGGAGCGAAAGGGGGACGCGCACAGCAGGGGATGGCAGAGGGATTGCAGCCCAGGCAGCGCGCAGAGAGGCGGAGACGGATTCGCGGTTGGGGGCGCAGAGGGCGCAGAAAAGGAAGGCTCCAGACGCTGCGAGAGACCCTGAGGAGGGGAGGGCGCCCAGAGGGAGGAGCGCGCAGCCAAGCCCCCCGCTTCCCCTCGGATCCAGGAGAAGGCCGAGCCCAGCAGCGAGTTCCACCATCGGAACCTCATAGACACGGCGCTCTCGCTCTTCTTCGCCGGCACGGAGACCACCAGCACCACGCTCCGCTACGGATTCCTACTCATGCTCAAATACCCCCACATCGCAGGTGGCTGGGTCGGGGCAGGGGGGATTTGTGACCCCTTTGGGGGCTGCGGAAGTGGGGCTGAggtccttccctttttttttttttttttgaaaatttatttatttatttatttatttatttatttatttatttatttaaattgaagtttgatttgccaacatatagtataacacccagtgctcatcctgtcaagtgcccccctc contains:
- the LOC140605075 gene encoding cytochrome P450 2B11; the protein is MELSVLLLLALLTGLLLLMARGHPKAYGHLPPGPRPLPILGNFLQMDRKGLLKSFLRLQEKYGDVFTVYLGPRRTVMLCGIDAIREALVDNAEAFSGRGKIAVVEPVFQGYGVVFANGERWKTLRRFSLATMRDFGMGKRSVEERIQEEAQCLVEELRKTEGVLQDPTFFFHSMTANIICSIVFGKRFGYKDPEFLRLMNLFYVSFALISSFSSQMFELFHSFLKYFPGTHRQVYNNLQEIKAFIARMVEKHRETLDPSAPRDFIDAYLIRMDKEKAEPSSEFHHRNLIDTALSLFFAGTETTSTTLRYGFLLMLKYPHIAERIYKEIDQVIGPHRLPSLDDRAKMPYTDAVIHEIQRFGDLLPIGVPHMVTKDICFRGYIIPKGTEVFPILHSALNDPHYFEKPDVFNPDHFLDANGALKKNEAFIPFSIGKRICLGEGIARMELFLFFTTILQNFSVASPMAPEDIDLTPQEIGVGKLPPVYQISFLSRGGC